The following are from one region of the Oceanotoga teriensis genome:
- the gatC gene encoding Asp-tRNA(Asn)/Glu-tRNA(Gln) amidotransferase subunit GatC has translation MIKIDNELIKKLEKLSNIELKDNEEIIIKNDLNNLLNYMSLLDNIDVSDEEELFSPIKDELKSITHEDIPEKFKSDDIINNFPEKNEKYLKVPGIHN, from the coding sequence ATGATAAAGATTGATAATGAATTAATAAAAAAACTCGAAAAATTATCCAATATCGAATTAAAAGACAATGAAGAAATCATAATTAAAAATGATCTGAACAATCTTTTAAACTATATGTCTCTTTTAGATAATATCGATGTTTCAGATGAAGAGGAACTTTTTTCACCAATAAAAGACGAATTAAAATCAATAACTCATGAAGATATTCCCGAAAAATTTAAAAGCGATGACATAATAAACAATTTCCCTGAAAAAAATGAGAAATATCTAAAAGTTCCAGGAATTCATAATTAA